A single Gammaproteobacteria bacterium DNA region contains:
- a CDS encoding DUF4142 domain-containing protein, producing MKKLILNSCGFIGLISLSIIGHVSADNTNSNLKTSTASNVSANDADFFQKAAQIGLFELRAAEVASTRAIMKNTKSYASMLAMEHNKNNDQLKALAASKNVQLPDQLNDDHQKHLKDLQKENYKDFDESYIEEMIEGHKDAIYLFEKTAKDSKDADIRAYANNTLPALKKHLQAAQAIDKKN from the coding sequence ATGAAAAAACTTATTCTCAACAGCTGTGGTTTTATAGGCCTTATTAGCTTATCAATTATCGGCCATGTGTCAGCGGATAATACGAATAGCAATTTGAAAACGTCAACGGCTAGCAATGTCAGCGCAAATGACGCTGATTTTTTTCAAAAAGCGGCACAAATCGGCCTGTTTGAACTTAGGGCTGCTGAAGTTGCGTCCACTAGAGCAATTATGAAAAACACAAAATCGTATGCCAGCATGCTGGCTATGGAACACAATAAAAACAATGACCAACTTAAAGCGCTCGCTGCGAGCAAAAATGTGCAGCTACCTGATCAATTAAATGACGATCATCAAAAGCATCTGAAAGATTTGCAAAAAGAAAACTATAAAGATTTCGATGAATCTTATATCGAAGAAATGATCGAGGGTCATAAAGACGCGATTTATTTATTTGAAAAAACCGCAAAAGATTCTAAAGATGCCGACATTCGTGCTTATGCGAACAACACCTTACCTGCCCTAAAGAAACATTTACAGGCAGCCCAAGCCATAGATAAGAAAAATTAA
- a CDS encoding dihydroorotase, translated as MSTRIVIQNGRLLDPANKLDRVAHLYIEQGVIVGIDKTPANFKADHIIDANKQWVIPGVVDLAARLREPGAEYKTTIATETRAAANAGITTLCLPPDTDPVIDEPAVVELIQQRALSAGGAKLQTLGALTVGLKGEQLSEMLALKQAGCLGVSNAFKPLSNNRVLRRAFEYAATFDLTVHISPMDLALSADGVAHDGYIAAQLGLMGIPVSAETSALAQCLILIEEVGVKAHFGRLSAARSVEMIAVAKQRGLNITADVAAHQLLLNDSAIAHFDARAHVLPPLRDETDRLGLLAGIRNGSIDAICSDHQPHESDAKANPFPMTAPGISALETLLPLCLKLVATQQLDLSTVLTCLTRKPAEILGLSVGQLAVNTPADIAIINPNANWTLNSAQMISRGHNTPFDGWAFNHQVQLTLVNGKIIERDL; from the coding sequence ATGAGCACGCGCATTGTCATTCAAAACGGTCGCTTGCTGGATCCCGCGAATAAATTAGATCGCGTCGCTCATCTTTATATTGAACAAGGTGTCATTGTTGGCATCGACAAAACGCCCGCCAATTTTAAAGCCGATCACATTATCGACGCGAATAAACAGTGGGTGATTCCTGGTGTTGTTGATTTAGCAGCACGTCTACGCGAACCTGGCGCAGAATATAAAACCACGATCGCAACCGAAACACGCGCCGCTGCCAATGCCGGCATTACTACTTTATGTTTACCACCGGATACCGATCCGGTGATTGACGAACCCGCTGTAGTCGAACTGATACAACAGCGCGCACTGAGCGCAGGCGGCGCTAAATTACAAACCTTAGGCGCGTTAACGGTTGGATTAAAAGGCGAACAACTCAGTGAAATGTTGGCGTTAAAACAAGCGGGATGTTTAGGTGTTTCTAATGCGTTTAAACCCTTAAGTAATAATCGCGTGTTACGCCGCGCGTTTGAATACGCTGCTACTTTCGATTTAACCGTACACATTTCACCCATGGATCTGGCGCTGTCCGCCGATGGCGTGGCGCACGATGGTTACATCGCCGCGCAACTCGGTTTAATGGGTATTCCCGTGTCAGCTGAAACCAGTGCGCTAGCGCAATGTTTAATTTTGATTGAAGAAGTCGGCGTTAAAGCCCATTTCGGACGTTTATCTGCAGCGCGCAGCGTCGAAATGATTGCAGTTGCCAAACAGCGCGGTTTAAACATCACCGCCGATGTAGCCGCGCATCAATTACTTTTAAATGATTCCGCCATTGCGCACTTCGACGCGCGCGCTCATGTACTGCCGCCACTGCGCGATGAAACTGATCGCTTAGGATTATTAGCAGGTATTCGTAACGGCAGCATCGATGCTATTTGCTCCGATCATCAACCACACGAAAGTGATGCGAAAGCAAATCCATTTCCGATGACAGCGCCCGGAATTTCCGCGCTAGAAACGTTATTGCCACTTTGCTTAAAACTGGTAGCGACGCAACAACTAGATTTATCGACCGTACTAACCTGTCTGACGCGCAAACCCGCAGAAATTTTGGGTTTATCAGTAGGACAATTAGCCGTAAACACACCCGCCGATATCGCCATTATTAATCCCAATGCCAACTGGACTCTCAATTCCGCACAGATGATTAGTCGCGGCCATAACACGCCGTTTGATGGTTGGGCATTTAATCATCAAGTACAACTCACACTTGTAAATGGCAAAATAATCGAACGCGATCTGTAA
- a CDS encoding aspartate carbamoyltransferase catalytic subunit, with protein sequence MSTHNLQLTPDGKLQHLLDTEGLSRSLIEHILDQSESFIDLNTASIKKVPLLQGKTVANLFFETSTRTRTTFELAAKRLSADVLNVNIATSATSKGETLLDTIKNIEAMHSDMFVVRHADSGAVNFLAQHVAPHVSVINAGDGRHAHPTQALLDLFTIRRHKTDFKKLRIAIVGDILHSRVARSQIHALKTMATAEIRVIAPRTLLPTSIAQWGVSVFHDLQQGLRDVDVIIMLRLQKERMQSGLLPSEHEFYHSYGLTPERLRLAKPDAIVMHPGPANRGVEIASSVADGPQSVILEQVTNGIAVRMAVMAMTLQNRQQTASAKT encoded by the coding sequence ATGAGCACCCACAACCTGCAATTAACTCCCGATGGGAAACTGCAACACCTGCTCGACACCGAGGGTTTATCCCGTTCGCTGATAGAACATATTCTCGATCAATCTGAATCTTTTATTGATCTCAATACTGCCTCTATAAAAAAAGTGCCTTTGCTACAAGGCAAAACCGTCGCCAATTTATTTTTTGAAACCAGCACACGCACACGCACCACGTTTGAACTCGCAGCCAAACGCTTATCAGCGGATGTACTCAACGTTAATATCGCGACATCTGCAACCTCGAAAGGCGAAACGCTGCTCGACACCATCAAAAATATTGAAGCGATGCACAGCGATATGTTTGTCGTGCGTCACGCCGATAGCGGTGCGGTGAATTTTCTTGCGCAACATGTTGCGCCCCACGTTAGCGTCATTAACGCAGGTGATGGTCGACACGCACATCCCACCCAAGCATTATTAGATTTATTTACGATACGTCGTCACAAAACAGATTTCAAAAAACTACGCATCGCAATCGTCGGTGACATCTTGCACTCTCGCGTTGCACGCTCACAAATTCACGCTTTAAAAACGATGGCCACCGCTGAAATTCGCGTCATTGCACCACGTACTTTACTACCGACCTCTATTGCACAATGGGGTGTCAGCGTTTTTCATGACTTACAACAAGGTCTACGCGATGTGGATGTCATCATCATGTTGCGCTTACAAAAAGAACGTATGCAAAGTGGTTTATTACCCAGCGAACATGAGTTTTATCACAGCTATGGTTTAACCCCTGAACGTTTGCGTCTAGCAAAACCTGATGCGATCGTGATGCATCCGGGGCCTGCGAATCGCGGTGTTGAAATTGCATCCAGCGTTGCCGACGGGCCGCAATCAGTCATTCTCGAACAAGTAACTAATGGTATTGCAGTGCGCATGGCGGTGATGGCAATGACACTGCAAAATCGTCAACAAACAGCGAGTGCAAAAACATGA
- the ruvX gene encoding Holliday junction resolvase RuvX, whose amino-acid sequence MPENPVINSLLGFDFGLKRIGVASGQTFTNTASPVAIVDAKDGEPDWLALDKLVREWRPHGLVVGLPLFPDGSPGDMTEPAKRFAKALELRFQLPVFLQNEALSSREADSLMQHQRATGIRNRKVRKGDNDRVAASLILQRWLAQQQNLKSS is encoded by the coding sequence ATGCCTGAAAATCCCGTCATCAATTCGCTATTAGGATTCGATTTTGGTTTGAAGCGTATCGGCGTAGCCAGTGGCCAAACGTTTACTAACACCGCATCGCCGGTAGCCATTGTTGATGCTAAAGACGGTGAACCCGATTGGTTAGCACTGGATAAATTAGTTCGCGAATGGCGCCCACATGGATTAGTCGTGGGCTTACCGCTATTCCCTGATGGCAGTCCTGGCGATATGACTGAGCCCGCCAAACGTTTTGCCAAAGCACTAGAACTACGTTTTCAATTGCCGGTGTTTTTACAAAACGAAGCTTTAAGTTCTCGTGAAGCGGATAGCCTGATGCAACACCAACGCGCCACTGGCATTCGCAATCGCAAAGTCCGCAAAGGTGATAATGATCGCGTCGCCGCGAGTTTAATTTTGCAGCGCTGGTTGGCCCAGCAACAAAATCTAAAATCTTCCTAA
- a CDS encoding NAD(P)-dependent alcohol dehydrogenase, with protein MKAMVYEKYGSPDVLQLKEVVKPIPKDNEVLIKIHATTVTSADCRLRSLNIPRGFGLISRLIFGITKPRQSILGTEIAGDIESIGKNVTKFKVGDPVFAISGFGMAAHAEYKCIPEDGAMALKPSCLTYDEAAAMSFGGTTVLDFFRRGKLQRGDKLLINGASGSIGTAAVQLAKHFGAEVTGVCSAANLDWVRSLGATHVIDYTREDFTRNGETYDVIVDTVGTAPFSRSKDSLKEGGRLLLVLAGLPDMLPIPWVSMTSSMKIIAGPAEERAEDLRFLAELAEAGAFRPVIDRRYPFEQIAEAHRYVDSGRKKGNVIITLKHND; from the coding sequence ATGAAAGCAATGGTGTATGAAAAATACGGGTCACCCGATGTTCTTCAGCTGAAGGAGGTGGTGAAACCCATCCCCAAGGACAACGAAGTCCTGATAAAAATACATGCAACAACAGTCACTTCAGCGGATTGCCGATTGCGCAGTCTCAATATTCCTCGCGGATTCGGACTCATCTCGCGTCTGATTTTTGGCATCACGAAACCAAGGCAGTCCATTCTGGGAACAGAAATCGCCGGCGACATTGAATCGATTGGCAAAAACGTCACAAAGTTCAAGGTTGGGGATCCGGTTTTTGCCATTAGCGGTTTCGGAATGGCGGCTCACGCGGAGTACAAATGCATACCCGAAGATGGCGCGATGGCGCTGAAACCGAGCTGCCTTACCTACGATGAAGCCGCCGCAATGTCGTTTGGCGGGACAACAGTGTTGGATTTCTTCAGGAGAGGCAAGCTTCAGCGTGGGGATAAATTACTCATAAATGGCGCTTCCGGCAGTATCGGCACCGCTGCAGTACAACTCGCCAAACATTTTGGGGCAGAAGTAACCGGAGTATGTAGTGCTGCGAACCTGGATTGGGTCAGGTCACTGGGCGCGACGCATGTCATCGACTACACCCGAGAGGACTTCACGCGGAATGGCGAAACCTATGACGTTATTGTTGATACGGTTGGCACAGCGCCTTTCTCTCGCAGCAAGGATTCGCTCAAGGAAGGAGGCCGTCTGCTGCTGGTATTAGCTGGATTGCCAGACATGCTTCCTATCCCATGGGTGTCAATGACGAGCAGCATGAAGATCATCGCTGGGCCAGCAGAAGAGCGGGCAGAGGATTTGCGCTTCCTCGCGGAACTAGCTGAGGCAGGAGCATTCAGACCGGTCATTGATCGGCGCTACCCATTTGAACAGATCGCTGAAGCTCACCGCTATGTCGACAGCGGGCGCAAGAAAGGAAATGTCATCATAACTCTGAAGCATAACGACTAA
- a CDS encoding transposase has product MPRLPRFAIPGQPQHIIQRGDNRKNIFRSKDDYPFYLEKLGEAADKYSCDIHAYVLMPNHLHLLLTPREENSISKVMQSVGRCYTQYFNDRYNRAGALWEGRYKATLIDSEQYLLTCMRYIELNPVRAPQKVKHPADYLWSSYRHNALGEDNPLITAHKEYKRLAKEVTARPAAYRELFRTRIPELTLEALRDATNKAWVLGSDRFKRRMEKQLDRAVESAGHGGDRKSVAYRKDHAV; this is encoded by the coding sequence ATGCCACGCCTACCGCGCTTTGCAATTCCCGGCCAGCCCCAACATATCATCCAGCGCGGCGATAATCGCAAAAACATCTTTCGATCCAAGGACGACTATCCCTTTTATCTAGAAAAACTCGGCGAAGCAGCGGACAAGTATTCTTGTGATATTCATGCCTATGTACTCATGCCTAACCATCTGCATTTACTGCTCACGCCGCGTGAAGAGAACAGCATTAGCAAAGTCATGCAATCCGTAGGCCGTTGTTATACGCAGTATTTTAACGATCGCTACAACCGCGCTGGCGCATTATGGGAAGGACGTTATAAAGCCACGTTGATTGACAGCGAACAATACCTATTAACCTGCATGCGTTACATAGAGCTCAATCCTGTCAGAGCGCCACAGAAAGTTAAACACCCTGCAGATTATCTTTGGTCAAGTTATCGACATAATGCGCTGGGCGAAGATAATCCGCTGATCACCGCACACAAAGAATACAAACGCTTAGCTAAAGAAGTGACCGCACGACCAGCCGCTTATCGTGAACTGTTTCGTACTCGCATACCTGAACTTACCCTAGAGGCCTTGCGTGATGCGACCAATAAAGCATGGGTGTTAGGCAGTGATCGTTTTAAACGGCGAATGGAAAAACAATTGGATAGAGCAGTAGAATCAGCAGGGCATGGCGGGGATCGGAAATCCGTGGCTTATCGTAAAGATCATGCAGTCTGA
- a CDS encoding FAD-binding oxidoreductase codes for MDLNSGLPFWLVKNGLLQTFPRLGENLQCDVLVVGAGITGALIADELTQAGMNVCVIDRREAGWGSTSASTALLQYEIDTELQALSERYGLADALLAYKSCEQAIHTLAKLTKNLRGIDFQLMQSLYFASHWYHKNQIQKEGLLRQANGFSLAILDRTALNTRFGIDAPIGLLSAVAAEIDPYKCTHRLLKRIQSLGGRIHARTALQHFSSVRGGLRIETEDGHVIRCKHMIIAAGYESQQWIDEKVASNRSSYAFISEPLPNQLGALKQTLIWESARPYLYLRRTGDERLLVGGEDDLIDIPLRRDARVAAKSTKLLKRVNKLFPLLPLKIAFAWAGTFAETKDGLPFFGNHEQHDKRVHFAMAYGGNGITYSMIGAQLLRATLSGQAHPCAKLFSFKRLKRG; via the coding sequence ATGGATTTAAATAGCGGTTTGCCATTTTGGTTAGTCAAAAACGGTCTGTTACAGACTTTCCCGCGGTTAGGTGAAAATCTGCAGTGCGATGTCTTGGTAGTTGGTGCGGGCATTACAGGTGCATTAATCGCCGATGAATTAACTCAAGCCGGCATGAATGTATGCGTAATCGATCGTCGCGAAGCTGGCTGGGGAAGTACTTCAGCCAGCACTGCATTACTACAATATGAAATAGATACTGAATTACAAGCATTAAGTGAACGTTATGGCCTTGCCGATGCACTCCTCGCCTATAAATCTTGCGAACAGGCGATTCATACCTTAGCTAAATTAACTAAAAATCTACGCGGTATTGATTTTCAATTGATGCAAAGTTTGTATTTTGCGAGTCATTGGTATCACAAAAACCAGATACAAAAAGAAGGTTTATTGCGCCAAGCGAATGGCTTCAGTTTGGCTATTTTAGATCGCACAGCTCTTAATACGCGCTTTGGTATCGACGCACCTATTGGATTATTAAGCGCAGTAGCGGCTGAAATAGATCCTTATAAATGCACACATCGTTTATTAAAACGCATCCAATCATTAGGCGGACGTATCCATGCGCGTACTGCTTTACAACATTTTTCTAGTGTCCGGGGTGGGTTGCGAATCGAAACGGAGGATGGTCATGTTATTCGCTGCAAACATATGATTATCGCGGCAGGTTATGAATCTCAACAATGGATTGATGAAAAAGTTGCCAGTAATCGTAGTAGTTATGCATTTATCAGCGAGCCTTTACCGAATCAATTAGGGGCACTTAAACAAACGCTTATATGGGAATCTGCCCGTCCCTATCTTTACCTACGGCGTACCGGCGACGAACGTTTATTAGTCGGTGGCGAAGATGATCTTATAGATATACCCTTACGCCGTGATGCACGTGTAGCGGCTAAATCAACTAAATTACTCAAACGTGTTAATAAATTATTTCCACTGCTGCCGCTTAAAATTGCTTTCGCCTGGGCCGGAACATTTGCTGAAACTAAAGATGGCTTACCTTTTTTTGGTAATCACGAACAACATGACAAACGTGTGCATTTCGCGATGGCTTATGGGGGTAATGGAATTACTTATAGCATGATCGGTGCACAACTATTGCGCGCTACACTATCCGGCCAAGCACATCCTTGTGCGAAACTATTTAGTTTTAAACGTCTGAAACGGGGATAA
- the gshB gene encoding glutathione synthase yields MSLRLGVLMDPIERINPKKDSTLAMLLAAQARGWSLHYMTTADIYTRDGQAHAQLATLRVFNDTKHWFEIEASTLTTADLDIVLMRVDPPFNMEYIYATYWLEQLAQNHGTLIVNNPAALRNFSEKYTISRFPDLCAPTLITNQRSRIREFLAEQQDIVVKPLDGMGGQSVFRLQNGDGNTGVILETLTQHDHVTIMAQRYLPAIKQGDKRVLVINGKPVEYALARIPSEGELRGNLAAGGRGEAQILTARDRVIAEEVGVFLKAEGILFAGLDIIGEYLTEINITSPTCIRELDAQCNLNIANDLLEIIEQQLLVKFKK; encoded by the coding sequence ATGTCGCTACGACTAGGCGTGCTGATGGATCCCATCGAACGCATCAATCCTAAAAAAGATTCTACGCTCGCAATGTTGCTCGCCGCGCAAGCACGCGGTTGGTCTTTGCACTACATGACAACGGCCGATATCTATACGCGTGACGGCCAAGCACACGCGCAACTCGCCACACTGCGCGTGTTTAATGACACTAAACATTGGTTTGAAATAGAAGCCAGCACTCTCACCACTGCGGATTTAGATATCGTGTTAATGCGTGTCGATCCTCCGTTTAACATGGAATACATCTACGCCACTTATTGGCTAGAACAACTCGCACAAAATCACGGCACGCTCATTGTGAATAATCCTGCGGCGCTGCGTAATTTCAGCGAAAAATACACTATCAGTCGCTTCCCGGATTTATGCGCGCCGACACTGATCACGAATCAACGCTCACGCATCCGCGAATTTCTTGCTGAACAACAAGATATCGTCGTTAAACCTTTGGATGGGATGGGCGGGCAATCGGTATTCCGTTTACAAAATGGCGATGGCAATACCGGGGTTATTCTCGAAACACTGACCCAACACGATCACGTCACTATTATGGCGCAACGGTATTTACCAGCGATCAAACAAGGTGATAAACGGGTTTTAGTTATTAACGGCAAACCCGTTGAATATGCTTTAGCGCGCATCCCTTCGGAAGGCGAATTGCGCGGCAATCTTGCCGCAGGTGGTCGCGGCGAAGCGCAAATTTTAACCGCGCGGGATCGCGTGATCGCAGAAGAAGTCGGCGTATTTTTAAAAGCCGAAGGCATATTATTCGCGGGGCTCGATATTATTGGCGAATACCTAACAGAAATTAATATCACCAGCCCTACTTGCATTCGAGAACTCGATGCTCAGTGCAATCTAAATATCGCGAATGACTTACTCGAAATAATTGAACAACAGCTACTTGTAAAATTTAAAAAATAA
- a CDS encoding energy transducer TonB: MLKENLSAIHPTSATTQMLLPTPAALKISAADRLSLTLFLAAAAHAVLILGVSFVPGDLANLKPPPTLDIILVQQHDNDRPDEADYLAQTSQTGGGTSEERARPSDLFASTEPSINQGIAPQPMEAGKIKPLTQEQMRVLTQLQAEEKTALTEAMEKTEPTVNEEEKPFEYDLEIARLTAELNQSMDTYAKRPTKLVVSASTHEIVSAQYMQQWVEKIERLGNINYPNEARVKKLEGDLILEVELKWDGSIVAIRLIQSSGHRILDDAAKRVVEMGTPYPPFPPNLRKKADHLQIVRTWQFQQGDLQTH, encoded by the coding sequence ATGTTGAAAGAAAACTTATCAGCCATCCATCCAACGTCGGCAACCACACAAATGTTGCTGCCCACGCCTGCGGCGCTAAAAATTAGCGCGGCAGATCGTTTAAGCCTAACTTTATTTTTAGCGGCGGCGGCGCATGCGGTGCTTATTTTAGGCGTGTCTTTTGTACCGGGTGACTTGGCTAATTTAAAGCCGCCACCGACGCTGGATATTATTCTGGTGCAACAACACGACAATGATCGCCCCGACGAAGCCGATTATCTCGCGCAAACCTCGCAAACCGGCGGCGGCACGTCGGAAGAACGTGCGCGACCCAGTGATTTATTTGCTTCAACCGAACCTTCTATTAATCAAGGCATCGCGCCCCAACCCATGGAAGCCGGCAAAATAAAACCGCTCACACAAGAACAAATGCGGGTGCTAACACAATTACAAGCGGAAGAAAAAACCGCGCTCACTGAAGCGATGGAAAAAACCGAACCGACTGTTAATGAAGAAGAAAAACCGTTTGAATATGATTTAGAAATCGCCCGATTAACGGCCGAACTCAATCAATCAATGGATACTTATGCAAAACGTCCGACTAAATTAGTCGTTAGCGCCAGCACTCATGAAATTGTATCTGCACAATACATGCAGCAATGGGTAGAAAAAATCGAACGCTTAGGCAATATCAATTACCCTAATGAAGCGCGTGTAAAAAAACTCGAAGGCGATTTGATTCTAGAAGTCGAATTAAAATGGGATGGCAGCATTGTTGCGATTCGTTTAATTCAATCATCAGGTCATCGCATTTTAGATGACGCTGCGAAACGCGTTGTTGAAATGGGCACACCGTATCCACCGTTCCCACCTAATCTGCGTAAAAAAGCCGATCATTTACAAATTGTGCGCACCTGGCAATTTCAGCAAGGCGATTTACAAACACATTAA
- a CDS encoding YqgE/AlgH family protein, translating into MMSATHLAHHFLLAMPALKNPHFFHALIYICEHDDDGTMGIVLNRITEYRVGELFGQLGIRDADKNTKERLLLAGGPMQAERGFILHRPSGDWEASLTVQDDVTLTSSRDILEVIAQGKGPAENIIALGYAGWSPGQLEQEIADSAWLTMPADSDMIFNTPPDKLWQSAAHAMGVDLNLLSSQTGHA; encoded by the coding sequence ATCATGTCAGCAACCCATCTTGCACATCATTTTTTGCTCGCCATGCCCGCGTTAAAAAATCCGCATTTTTTCCATGCGCTCATTTACATTTGCGAACATGATGATGACGGCACCATGGGCATCGTCTTAAATCGAATTACAGAATATCGTGTCGGTGAATTATTTGGTCAACTCGGCATTCGCGATGCCGACAAAAATACCAAAGAACGTTTGTTATTAGCAGGCGGGCCCATGCAAGCAGAACGCGGTTTTATTTTGCATAGACCCAGCGGTGATTGGGAAGCCAGCCTTACCGTGCAAGACGATGTCACCTTAACGTCTTCACGCGATATTTTAGAAGTCATTGCGCAAGGCAAAGGTCCCGCCGAGAATATTATTGCGCTCGGTTACGCCGGCTGGTCACCTGGACAATTGGAACAAGAAATCGCCGACAGCGCGTGGTTAACCATGCCCGCTGATAGCGATATGATATTTAACACGCCACCCGATAAATTATGGCAAAGCGCTGCGCATGCCATGGGTGTAGATCTTAATTTACTCAGCTCACAAACAGGTCATGCCTGA
- a CDS encoding PilT/PilU family type 4a pilus ATPase, with translation MSTPNPVSQNLLDPYLKLMAEKEASDLYFTTGAPPSMKVQGALRPLSKSRLEPGMTKKIAYSMLTEKQMGLFEDNLELNLGVSKAGLGRFRVNFYMQRGEVSMVIRYIKGRIPKIEELGLPMVLKDLVMNKNGLLLMVGATGSGKSTTLAAMIDYRNETHAGHILTIEDPIEYVYQHKKSIIGQREIGLDTHSYENALREAMREAPDVILIGEVRDLETMEAAITYADTGHLCLSTLHAVNANQALDRVINLFPPQQKNQILMDLSLNLRAVVSQRLVPSKSGGRIAAVEVMINTPHIAELIRKGELGGIKETMEKAGKTGMQTFDQSLFILYSDGKIDLEQALAFADSRTNLEWKINFGGGMDSGKKKEPTRDMPTIDQDELEDLSDELGDL, from the coding sequence ATGAGCACGCCAAATCCAGTATCGCAAAATTTATTAGATCCTTATCTAAAATTAATGGCCGAAAAAGAAGCGTCGGATCTTTATTTCACGACCGGCGCGCCACCGAGTATGAAAGTACAAGGCGCATTACGCCCTTTAAGTAAATCGCGGCTCGAACCCGGCATGACAAAAAAAATTGCCTACTCGATGCTGACCGAAAAACAAATGGGCTTATTCGAAGACAATCTCGAATTAAATTTAGGTGTTAGTAAAGCTGGCTTAGGCCGTTTCCGTGTGAATTTTTATATGCAGCGCGGCGAAGTTTCCATGGTGATTCGTTATATAAAAGGCCGCATACCTAAAATTGAAGAATTAGGTTTGCCTATGGTATTAAAAGATTTAGTCATGAATAAAAATGGCTTGCTGTTGATGGTGGGTGCTACAGGTTCGGGTAAATCTACCACGCTAGCCGCAATGATTGATTATCGTAATGAAACACATGCTGGCCATATTCTGACGATTGAAGATCCTATCGAGTATGTTTATCAACATAAAAAATCTATCATTGGTCAACGTGAAATTGGTTTAGATACTCATTCATATGAAAATGCTTTGCGTGAAGCGATGCGCGAAGCGCCTGATGTAATTTTGATCGGCGAAGTACGCGATCTAGAAACCATGGAAGCCGCAATTACTTATGCGGACACCGGTCATTTATGTTTAAGCACCTTGCACGCCGTGAATGCGAACCAAGCATTAGATCGCGTGATTAATTTATTTCCGCCGCAACAGAAAAATCAAATTTTAATGGACTTGTCTTTAAACCTGCGCGCAGTAGTGTCGCAACGTTTAGTGCCCAGCAAAAGCGGCGGTCGTATTGCCGCAGTTGAAGTTATGATTAATACGCCGCACATTGCCGAATTAATTCGCAAAGGTGAGTTGGGCGGCATTAAAGAAACCATGGAAAAAGCCGGCAAAACCGGCATGCAAACGTTCGATCAATCATTATTTATTTTATACAGCGACGGCAAAATTGATCTTGAACAAGCATTAGCGTTTGCTGATTCGCGTACTAATCTTGAATGGAAAATTAATTTTGGCGGCGGCATGGATTCAGGCAAGAAAAAAGAGCCAACGCGCGACATGCCAACGATCGACCAAGATGAATTAGAAGATTTGTCGGATGAGTTGGGTGATTTGTAG
- a CDS encoding BLUF domain-containing protein, with amino-acid sequence MFFMIYVSSATQPFSTEQLRDLLSVSRANNTTLNISGMLLYKDGNFMQSLEGEESVVRALYEKISLDNRHKGTLVLLQDNVEVRQFPDWSMGFKNLDNENNESLPGYNELMNYRFTGEEFSANPTQAQKLLLSFKKNMG; translated from the coding sequence ATGTTTTTCATGATTTATGTCAGTTCTGCAACCCAACCTTTTTCTACAGAACAACTACGCGATTTATTAAGCGTAAGCCGCGCCAACAATACAACCCTAAACATTAGCGGCATGCTGCTATATAAAGACGGCAACTTTATGCAAAGCTTAGAAGGCGAAGAATCAGTAGTACGCGCACTCTATGAAAAAATATCGCTGGATAACAGACACAAAGGCACCTTGGTTTTATTACAAGACAACGTCGAAGTAAGACAATTTCCCGATTGGTCGATGGGATTCAAAAACCTAGATAACGAAAATAACGAATCGTTGCCGGGATATAATGAATTAATGAATTATCGTTTTACTGGCGAAGAGTTTTCAGCAAACCCTACACAAGCACAGAAATTATTATTGAGCTTTAAAAAGAATATGGGGTGA
- a CDS encoding TfoX/Sxy family protein: MRNLGKTSSKMLLSAGIKSEEQLRAMGSVAAFVAVKNAGCSSSLNLLWAIEGALTNQDWKHVSRDDRASLLFQLDDYERREK; the protein is encoded by the coding sequence ATGCGCAATCTGGGTAAGACTTCTTCTAAAATGCTTCTATCCGCAGGAATAAAGTCAGAAGAGCAACTCCGCGCCATGGGCAGTGTTGCGGCATTCGTCGCTGTGAAGAACGCGGGCTGCTCCTCAAGTCTCAACTTGTTGTGGGCAATTGAAGGCGCGCTGACAAACCAAGACTGGAAACACGTATCAAGAGATGATCGAGCGTCTCTGCTTTTTCAGCTTGATGACTATGAACGTAGAGAAAAGTGA